The proteins below come from a single Kitasatospora sp. NBC_00315 genomic window:
- a CDS encoding LamB/YcsF family protein, whose translation MADTVIDLNADLGEGFGRWTLTDDEALLSVVTSANVACGFHAGDPSTMRRVCALAAERGVRIGAQVSYRDLAGFGRRAMDVPPEELSDEIAYQIGALQVFARAAGSRVSYVKPHGALYNRVVADSEQAEAVVAGVLRAGAVCDGPLPVLGLPGSKLLAVAEGVGLPVVTEAFADRAYTWAGTLVPRRDPDAVVHDPEAVIARAVGIARDGLVTAAGGEPVAVEARSLCVHGDTPGAAQLAWRVRGALASAGIRVEAFS comes from the coding sequence GTGGCCGACACGGTGATCGATCTCAATGCGGACCTCGGCGAGGGGTTCGGTCGCTGGACGCTGACCGACGACGAGGCACTGCTGTCGGTGGTGACCAGCGCCAACGTCGCCTGCGGCTTCCACGCCGGCGATCCGTCGACGATGCGCCGCGTCTGCGCGCTGGCCGCCGAACGCGGCGTCCGCATCGGCGCCCAGGTCTCCTACCGGGACCTGGCCGGCTTCGGCCGCCGCGCGATGGACGTCCCGCCCGAGGAGTTGTCGGACGAGATCGCCTACCAGATCGGCGCCCTCCAGGTGTTCGCCCGGGCGGCGGGCTCCCGGGTCTCCTACGTCAAACCGCACGGCGCGCTCTACAACCGGGTGGTCGCCGACTCCGAGCAGGCCGAGGCGGTCGTGGCGGGCGTCCTGCGTGCCGGAGCGGTCTGCGACGGCCCGCTGCCGGTGCTCGGGCTGCCGGGCTCCAAGCTGCTCGCGGTGGCCGAGGGCGTCGGACTGCCCGTCGTCACCGAGGCGTTCGCCGACCGCGCGTACACCTGGGCCGGCACGCTCGTGCCGCGCCGCGACCCGGACGCCGTCGTGCACGACCCGGAGGCGGTGATCGCCCGCGCGGTGGGCATCGCCCGCGACGGCCTGGTGACGGCCGCCGGCGGCGAACCGGTCGCGGTCGAGGCCCGCTCGCTGTGCGTGCACGGCGACACCCCCGGCGCGGCCCAACTGGCCTGGCGGGTGAGGGGAGCGCTCGCCTCGGCGGGCATCCGGGTGGAGGCGTTCAGCTGA
- the pxpB gene encoding 5-oxoprolinase subunit PxpB: MLRAGENGLLAEVADGAGAGALHAWLLGLQDAGKLPEVTEIVPAARTVLLDGVSDVRALTALLTGWRPAADRGPEGPLVEVPTLYDGADLDEVAALWGVSAEAAVRIHTEPEYRVAFCGFAPGFGYLTGLADRYAVPRRATPRSSVPAGSVALAGPYTGVYPRSSPGGWQLLGRTALPLWDVAREPAALLAPGVRVRFTDAGGHG, translated from the coding sequence GTGCTCAGGGCCGGCGAGAACGGGCTGCTCGCCGAGGTCGCGGACGGCGCCGGGGCCGGTGCGCTGCACGCCTGGCTCCTGGGGCTGCAGGACGCCGGGAAGCTGCCGGAGGTGACCGAGATCGTACCCGCCGCCCGCACCGTCCTGCTCGACGGTGTGAGCGACGTGCGCGCCCTCACCGCCCTGCTGACCGGCTGGCGGCCCGCCGCCGACCGGGGGCCCGAGGGCCCGCTGGTGGAGGTCCCCACGCTCTACGACGGCGCCGACCTCGATGAGGTGGCGGCCCTCTGGGGCGTCTCCGCCGAGGCCGCCGTCCGGATCCACACCGAGCCCGAGTACCGGGTGGCGTTCTGCGGGTTCGCCCCGGGCTTCGGCTACCTGACCGGCCTCGCCGACCGGTACGCGGTGCCACGCCGGGCCACCCCCCGCAGTTCGGTGCCGGCCGGGTCGGTCGCGCTGGCCGGCCCCTACACCGGCGTCTACCCCCGCTCCTCCCCCGGCGGCTGGCAGTTGCTGGGCCGGACCGCGCTGCCGCTCTGGGATGTCGCGCGCGAGCCGGCCGCACTCCTCGCACCGGGCGTGCGGGTCCGGTTCACCGACGCCGGGGGGCACGGATGA
- a CDS encoding biotin-dependent carboxyltransferase family protein, whose protein sequence is MSGLEVLRPGPLTTVQDLGRRGVAHLGVPRAGALDEPALRAANRLTGNAPGAAALETTLGGVALRALRPLLVAVTGAPAPVRVDGRPAAWGAPVTVPAGAVVEIGPATHGVRSYLAVAGGIAVPLVLGSRSADVLSGLGPPPLTAGAVLPVGPEPAPGRLPDLVPLAAPPQELVLRLRPGPRSDWFEPCAEARLARDRYRVAAASNRVGLRTEGPAVGRAGTGELPSEGMVLGAVQIPPDGQPVVFLADHPTTGGYPVIGVVPPPDLAAAAQARPGTPVRFVLLRG, encoded by the coding sequence ATGAGCGGGCTGGAGGTGCTGCGGCCGGGGCCGTTGACGACGGTTCAGGATCTCGGCCGGCGCGGCGTCGCGCACCTGGGCGTGCCCCGGGCCGGCGCGCTGGACGAACCGGCGCTGCGGGCCGCCAACCGGCTGACCGGCAACGCTCCCGGCGCGGCGGCACTGGAGACCACGCTCGGCGGGGTGGCGCTGCGGGCGCTGCGGCCCCTCCTGGTCGCGGTCACCGGCGCTCCCGCCCCGGTCCGGGTGGACGGGCGGCCCGCCGCCTGGGGCGCGCCGGTGACCGTCCCGGCCGGTGCCGTGGTCGAGATCGGCCCGGCCACCCACGGCGTCCGCAGCTACCTCGCCGTCGCGGGCGGCATCGCCGTCCCCCTCGTGCTCGGGAGCCGCTCGGCCGACGTGCTCTCCGGGCTCGGGCCGCCGCCGCTCACCGCCGGGGCGGTCCTGCCGGTCGGCCCGGAGCCGGCCCCCGGCCGCCTGCCCGACCTGGTGCCGCTGGCCGCTCCCCCGCAGGAGCTCGTGCTGCGGCTGCGGCCGGGGCCCCGCTCCGACTGGTTCGAGCCGTGCGCCGAGGCCCGGCTGGCCCGCGACCGCTACCGGGTGGCGGCCGCGAGCAACCGGGTCGGGCTGCGCACCGAGGGCCCCGCCGTGGGGCGGGCCGGGACCGGTGAACTCCCCAGCGAGGGAATGGTGCTGGGCGCCGTCCAGATCCCGCCCGACGGGCAGCCGGTGGTGTTCCTCGCCGACCATCCCACCACCGGCGGCTACCCCGTGATCGGCGTCGTGCCGCCGCCCGACCTGGCCGCGGCGGCGCAGGCCCGGCCGGGCACTCCGGTGCGGTTCGTCCTGCTGCGCGGCTGA
- a CDS encoding MBL fold metallo-hydrolase — protein MSDISATHDVTDERTTVRVFGGPTALIEIGGLRLLTDPAFDAPGEYPVGPGRVLTKTAPAAIDPADLGPVDAVLLSHDEHPDNLDHSGRALLADVPLVLTTRGGEGRLGGTARGLAPWESVDLARPDGGVLTVTAAPALHGPEGSEPVVGEVIGFVLTADDLPTVYVSGDNASLALVKEIADRVGPVDTAVLFAGAARTGLFDGALLTLDSAQAAEATVILGARRVVPVHFDSWGHFSEGRSELVDAFTAAGLADRLSLD, from the coding sequence ATGAGCGACATCAGTGCGACCCATGACGTGACCGATGAGCGGACCACCGTCCGCGTCTTCGGCGGCCCCACCGCCCTGATCGAGATCGGCGGGCTCCGGCTCCTCACCGACCCGGCGTTCGACGCCCCCGGTGAGTACCCGGTGGGCCCGGGCCGCGTTCTCACGAAGACGGCGCCCGCCGCGATCGACCCCGCCGACCTCGGCCCCGTCGACGCCGTCCTGCTCTCCCACGACGAGCACCCTGACAACCTCGACCACTCGGGCCGGGCCCTGCTCGCCGACGTCCCGCTCGTGCTCACCACCCGCGGCGGCGAGGGCCGACTCGGCGGTACCGCCCGCGGCCTGGCCCCCTGGGAGTCCGTCGACCTGGCCCGCCCCGACGGCGGCGTCCTGACCGTGACGGCCGCGCCGGCCCTGCACGGACCCGAGGGCAGTGAGCCGGTGGTCGGGGAGGTCATCGGCTTCGTCCTGACCGCCGACGATCTGCCCACGGTCTACGTCAGCGGCGACAACGCCTCGCTCGCGCTGGTGAAGGAGATCGCCGACCGGGTCGGCCCGGTGGACACCGCCGTGCTGTTCGCCGGCGCCGCCCGTACCGGCCTCTTCGACGGGGCGCTGCTCACCCTCGACAGTGCACAGGCGGCCGAGGCCACCGTCATCCTCGGCGCCCGCCGGGTCGTGCCCGTCCACTTCGACAGCTGGGGCCACTTCAGCGAGGGCCGGAGCGAGCTGGTGGACGCCTTCACCGCGGCGGGCCTGGCGGACCGGCTCAGCCTCGACTGA